A single genomic interval of Cucumis sativus cultivar 9930 chromosome 5, Cucumber_9930_V3, whole genome shotgun sequence harbors:
- the LOC101220172 gene encoding uncharacterized protein LOC101220172, with the protein MKALFHSESSFLHPHHSRCQNNRDLLRFQVRTPLIFPVKDRGRWIRGKRICLTAKAELDWATMDQLGLSESDVQSPAISTSYRSLNLPKPNQTVLEAQARVCTGPTQTRPLSEEQAFKVLDTILRSVKGELKDEEEVSQSQLGAFFSAMTIRANVFPEATQWSEGEKKAMTTFWPLLIRVLPPDVIFLADPEGSIMGGSSIGPQFVGKGSCEMRLVGALREILAGGHLGYEEVQGVMRDVLPLKTESLMPSGVSHSLLSAFLIGQRMNRETDRELKAHCLVFDDESGPTPVADVRSLTHYGEPYDGNTRYFRSTLFVAAVRSCYGESCLLHGVDWMPPKGGITEEQMLKFMGANTNVFPSHAKRLLEDEEVGFAYVSQREARPSLYSLVGLREHIKKRPPLATTEKVQQFVKARGKEAIVTGFYHHGYEEPLLMLMRRRGVHSGLVVKGEEGALSMTTKLRSANASKGLPVNYCSGFQSLSMQSAFEVDGVSRHSFSLEVNAADYGFQPTDTPRTDRSVSKNIELGLAALNGEKGAAYDRIVLNAGMVDHLLGCSGAEDVSVALERAREVIDSGEALKRLLNYIKISNKFK; encoded by the exons ATGAAAGCTCTTTTCCATTCTgaatcttcttttcttcatccGCATCATTCTCGCTGCCAGAACAACAGAGATCTTCTCCGTTTCCAAGTTCGAACTCCTTTGATATTTCCTGTTAAAGATCGAGGACGATGGATTAGAGGGAAGCGGATATGTTTGACCGCAAAAGCTGAACTAGATTGGGCTACGATGGATCAATTAGGACTTTCGGAATCGGATGTACAGAGTCCGGCAATTTCCACTTCGTATCGTAGTTTGAATTTGCCGAAGCCAAACCAGACGGTGCTGGAAGCTCAGGCTAGGGTTTGTACCGGACCTACTCAGACCAGGCCGCTTAGTGAAGAACAAGCTTTTAAGGTGTTGGACACAATTTTAAGATCAG TTAAAGGAGAGCTTAAAGATGAAGAGGAAGTGTCACAATCACAGCTTGGGGCATTCTTTTCTGCAATGACTATACGTGCAAATGTCTTCCCTGAGGCAACTCAGTGGAGTGAAGGGGAAAAGAAGGCAATGACCACATTTTGGCCACTCCTAATTCGAGTTCTACCTCCTGATGTAATCTTCCTTGCTGATCCTGAGGGTTCTATTATGGGAGGGAGTTCAATTGGACCTCAATTTGTCGGGAAAGGTTCCTGTGAAATGAGGTTGGTTGGTGCCCTTAGAGAAATTTTAGCAGGAGGGCATCTTGGATATGAGGAGGTCCAAGGGGTGATGAGAGACGTGCTTCCACTTAAAACAGAAAGCCTGATGCCTTCAGGAGTTAGTCATTCACTACTTTCAGCCTTCTTAATTGGTCAACGTATGAACCGGGAAACTGATCGTGAGCTTAAAGCACATTGCCTTGTATTTGATGATGAATCTG GTCCCACTCCAGTTGCTGATGTTAGATCATTGACTCATTATGGGGAACCTTATGATGGAAATACACGTTATTTCAGGAGCACATTGTTTGTTGCTGCGGTTAGATCCTGTTATGGGGAATCTTGCTTGCTACATGGTGTGGATTGGATGCCTCCAAAG GGTGGTATTACTGAAGAGCAGATGCTGAAATTTATGGGTGCAAACACAAACGTATTCCCCTCGCATGCTAAAAGACTTCTTGAG GATGAGGAAGTTGGTTTTGCCTATGTAAGTCAGCGTGAAGCTCGCCCATCTTT ATATTCATTGGTTGGGCTGAGGGAGCACATAAAGAAACGGCCACCATTAGCAACAACTGAAAAGGTTCAGCAATTTGTGAAG GCTAGAGGGAAGGAAGCTATTGTGACTGGATTCTATCATCACGGTTATGAAGAACCACTTTTAATGCTAATGAGAAGAAGGGGTGTTCACTCCGGTTTAGTCGTGAAG GGTGAGGAAGGAGCACTCTCAATGACGACAAAGTTGCGGTCAGCCAATGCTTCGAAAGGGCTTCCTGTGAACTACTGTTCTGGTTTTCAATCACTGAGCATGCAATCAGCCTTCGAAGTTGATG GAGTATCACGTCACAGTTTCAGTCTGGAGGTCAATGCGGCTGACTATGGATTTCAACCCACTGATACTCCAAGAACCGACAGATCG GTGTCAAAGAATATAGAGTTGGGGTTAGCAGCTCTTAATGGTGAGAAGGGAGCAGCATACGATAGAATTGTGTTGAATGCTGGAATGGTGGATCACTTGCTAGGATGCAGTGGTGCTGAAGATGTATCCGTAGCTCTTGAAAGGGCCCGAGAAGTGATAGACAGTGGCGAAGCTCTTAAACGTCTCTTAAactatatcaaaatttctaaCAAGTTTAAGTAG